One genomic window of Elaeis guineensis isolate ETL-2024a chromosome 2, EG11, whole genome shotgun sequence includes the following:
- the LOC105056789 gene encoding uncharacterized protein, with translation MEGEREYPPPFWSQPQRRPSPPAPSSGLRPWALVLLSSIFIILFLPAFLSSSVRGLRPGSLIKNGWDTLNLCLVLFAILCGLLGRNNDDDADKSPRPTEWPAVGYSAPPPVQNSYGDPPVAPMVGSRRMRSSSSYPDLRQEALEAWGGAAEAWRFSDDIQLYHRSRRSEVGAKTIPVASSEGWRFSDDAQLYHGGRRSENNHRGWERTSEAESKTIPVDTFVLRKSPPRCRSPPPTPPPPPPPPQRHSRGRSVHKLPEKEVEQEVTMEEEKPQPSSPAPPPPPPPPPPATREQKRSHKKMSAGRAKDIAIALFYNKKRTKGSKTKKFHDDTSPPANAAASPQTPQPPPPPPPPPPSSVFYQLFSHKKVGSKNPRIHSTPAPPPPPPPPPPPPSTVKRQSKRNASSPPPPPPPPPTQKSRKQVSRSPPPPPPAPPQVNLHKTREKSNLSGFFLPPSSSLPPPPPPPPPPPPPSDLQLLFSEEEISVDGILGGGGMGSKEIEEKEGVAVFCPSPDVNNKADLFIARFRAGLKLEKLNSLREKQRRQQQEQQQEEEFMMV, from the coding sequence ATGGAAGGGGAAAGGGAGTACCCCCCTCCCTTCTGGTCTCAACCCCAAAGAAGACCTTCTCCCCCGGCGCCCTCTTCGGGCCTCAGGCCCTGGGCTCTGGTCCTCTTGTCTTccatttttattattcttttcctCCCCGCTTTCCTCTCCTCCTCCGTCCGTGGCCTCCGCCCTGGTAGCCTCATAAAGAACGGGTGGGACACCCTAAATCTCTGCCTCGTCCTCTTCGCCATTCTATGCGGACTTCTCGGCCGCAACAACGACGACGACGCCGACAAATCGCCGCGGCCCACCGAGTGGCCCGCGGTCGGATACTCCGCTCCTCCGCCGGTGCAGAATAGCTACGGGGATCCCCCGGTCGCTCCGATGGTGGGGAGTCGGCGGATGAGGAGCAGTAGCTCTTACCCGGATCTAAGGCAGGAGGCGCTGGAAGCCTGGGGCGGCGCAGCCGAGGCCTGGCGGTTCTCCGACGACATCCAGCTCTATCACCGCTCCCGGAGATCGGAGGTGGGGGCCAAGACGATCCCGGTGGCCTCCAGCGAAGGGTGGCGGTTCTCCGACGACGCCCAGCTGTACCACGGAGGCCGGAGATCGGAGAACAACCACCGTGGATGGGAGCGCACTTCGGAGGCGGAGTCGAAGACCATCCCGGTGGATACATTTGTTCTCCGGAAGAGCCCGCCGCGATGCCGATCTCCGCCACCCACTCCTCCGCCCCCGCCGCCTCCGCCGCAGAGGCATTCGAGGGGGAGGAGCGTCCATAAGCTTCCGGAGAAGGAAGTGGAGCAAGAAGTGACAATGGAAGAGGAGAAGCCCCAGCCATCTTCGCCAGCGCCTCCGCCGCCGCCTCCACCGCCTCCGCCGGCGACGCGCGAGCAGAAGAGGAGTCATAAGAAAATGAGCGCCGGAAGGGCGAAGGACATCGCCATCGCATTGTTCTACAATAAGAAGAGGACGAAAGGGAGCAAGACGAAGAAATTCCACGACGATACCTCGCCTCCCGCCAATGCCGCTGCTTCTCCTCAAACCCCGCAACCCCCGCCGCCGCCACCCCCGCCCCCGCCGTCGTCGGTCTTCTACCAGTTATTCTCTCACAAGAAGGTCGGGAGCAAGAACCCGAGGATCCACTCGACGCCAGCTCCTCCTCCGCCTCCGCCGCCGCCTCCACCACCACCTTCTACTGTGAAACGACAATCGAAGAGGAATGCCTCCTCCCCTCCTCCGCCGCCACCTCCGCCGCCCACCCAGAAATCCAGGAAGCAGGTCTCTCGCTCTCCGCCACCGCCACCGCCAGCCCCACCCCAGGTAAATCTGCACAAGACGCGGGAAAAATCCAATCTTTCTGGTTTTTTCCTCCCGCCTTCATCCTCCCTgccgccaccaccaccacctcctcctcctccgccaccTCCGTCTGATCTACAGCTGCTGTTCTCCGAGGAAGAGATCTCGGTGGACGGAATCCTTGGAGGAGGAGGAATGGGGAGCAAGGAGATAGAAGAAAAGGAGGGAGTAGCGGTGTTCTGCCCGAGCCCCGACGTGAACAATAAAGCGGACCTTTTCATCGCCCGCTTCCGAGCCGGCCTAAAGCTCGAGAAGTTGAACTCCCTCCGAGAGAAGCAACGAAGACAACAACAAGAACAGCAGCAAGAGGAGGAATTTATGATGGTATAA